The Flavobacterium lindanitolerans genome contains the following window.
AGAAGCAGTAATAAAAAAACGCCTTGAAAATTCAAGGCGTTTTTTTATGATAATTCCAAATCTTTATAAAACAAAAAAACCATCCGAAAGGATGGTTTTTCTTATTGAGCCGATAGAGGGACTCGAACCCACGACCTGCTGATTACAAATCAGCTGCTCTAGCCAGCTGAGCTACACCGGCATCTCAATACGGGTGCAAATATAGTTCTGAATTTTAATTTTCCAAAAAAAATCTGCACTTTTTTTATCTTTTTTTAGACTATAAAGCGTTTATTTTAGCAACCAATTGATTAGCAGTTTGTTCTAATTCTGCATTGATTTGCTTGAAATGTGCTTTTTTGTTTTCTACATTTTTAGCATTCACTTTTGCGATCAAAGAATCAAAAGCAACAATTGCTTCATCAATCAAAGCTTCAGAAGCTTCAGTTGGTTTTCCTGTTGTAGACATTTCCCAGATGTATACTGCTTCAATAATGTCTCCCAATACGTAATTGATGTCTTTCTTTAAATTCCTAACGTTTGCCATTTTTTTAAATTTTAATTTGCGTCTGCAAAATTAAGCATAATCTTTCTATTTGAGGCTATTAAATATAAATTTCTAAAAGTACCGCCTCACCTTCTAAACGATATTCCCGCATTGCGGCTGGCAATAATACTGTATTTCCTTTTTTATAATTCCATTCCATTCCATTGTACTTTATCGTAAAATTACCTTCCATACACATATACACAGTAAACGATTCTTGCTGCTTCTTTATTTCCACCTCACCATCAAGCGGAAAGTAATTGGTAATAAAATAAGGACATGTTACTACCGGATTACTTTTATTTTTTTCCTGTGTGTAGGTTCTTTCCGTATCTGTAGTATTATAATTGATGGCATCAAGCGCCAAGTCTATGTGAAGCTCTCTTGATTTTCCTTCGGCATCAACCCTATCCCAATCGTATACTCTATAGGTAATATCTGAAGTTTGCTGGATTTCCGCAATCACAATTCCGGCTCCAATGGCGTGGATTGTTCCTGTTTCTAAGAAAAAGACATCTCCTTTTTTTACTGGGACTTCCTGTAAGATTGACAATAGCGTCTTATCTTCCAGATTTTTCAAATACTCTTCCCTGCTTGACTTTTCTTTAAAACCTACTACAATCCTGGCATTCTCATCTGCCTGCATCACATACCACATTTCTGTTTTTCCGAAAGAATTATGGCGCTTTTTGGCAAGCTCATCATTGGGATGCACCTGAATTGAAAGGTCTTCTTTGGCATCAATAAATTTAAACAGTAAAGGGAATTCTGTCCCGAATTTCTTATGCACTGCCTCACCCAGAATTTCTTCCGGAAACTGTGAAATCAAGTCCGAAAGTAATTTTCCCTGATATTCTCCTTCTGCAATGCGGCTGATGTCTCCCGCCACTGTGGATAATTCCCAACTTTCGCCTGTACTATCTGACTGTATTGGCTTATTAAAAACGGTTTTAAGTTTTGTCCCGCCCCAGATTCGTTCTTTTAGTATTGGTTCGAAAACCAGCGGGTATAGTTGTAGACTCATATTTTTTTGAAAACAAATTACAGAAATTTACAATCTGGCTTGTACCATTATTTCTGAAATAACTTATATGATTTTTAGTTGGCGCTTTCTCCTTTATAACTTACGAAATTTCGCGGCGTTTCATAAAGAATAACTTCCAGATCCTTATCGGCTTCTATCCTTTTTCTGATCTTATTCCAAATAACAACAGCAATATTTTCGGCTGTCGGGTTCAAATCTGAAAATTCAGGCACATCCAGATTCAGGTTTTTATGGTCAAAAGGTCTTTCAACCTCTTCGAGAATAATATCGGCCAAATCCTTGATATCAATCACATAGCCCGTATCAGGATTGATTTTTCCTGTCACGCTAACAATCAATTCATAATTATGGCCGTGAAAATTAGGATTGTTGCATTTCCCAAAAACCAAATCGTTTTTCTCATCCGACCAGTCTTTGCGATACAGGCGGTGTGCGGCATTAAAATGGGCTTTTCTACTGACAGTTACTCTCATTTTTGATTTGTGGTTTTTGATTTTCGACTTTCAACTTACGACTTTAAAACTTACGACTTTAAGACTTTATGACTTTATGACTTTATGACTCTCAACTTCACAACTTATGCTCTTCTAAAAAGTGATAAAATTCA
Protein-coding sequences here:
- a CDS encoding type I phosphomannose isomerase catalytic subunit; translated protein: MSLQLYPLVFEPILKERIWGGTKLKTVFNKPIQSDSTGESWELSTVAGDISRIAEGEYQGKLLSDLISQFPEEILGEAVHKKFGTEFPLLFKFIDAKEDLSIQVHPNDELAKKRHNSFGKTEMWYVMQADENARIVVGFKEKSSREEYLKNLEDKTLLSILQEVPVKKGDVFFLETGTIHAIGAGIVIAEIQQTSDITYRVYDWDRVDAEGKSRELHIDLALDAINYNTTDTERTYTQEKNKSNPVVTCPYFITNYFPLDGEVEIKKQQESFTVYMCMEGNFTIKYNGMEWNYKKGNTVLLPAAMREYRLEGEAVLLEIYI
- a CDS encoding 6-pyruvoyl trahydropterin synthase family protein — encoded protein: MRVTVSRKAHFNAAHRLYRKDWSDEKNDLVFGKCNNPNFHGHNYELIVSVTGKINPDTGYVIDIKDLADIILEEVERPFDHKNLNLDVPEFSDLNPTAENIAVVIWNKIRKRIEADKDLEVILYETPRNFVSYKGESAN